One segment of Triticum aestivum cultivar Chinese Spring chromosome 2A, IWGSC CS RefSeq v2.1, whole genome shotgun sequence DNA contains the following:
- the LOC123185335 gene encoding probable LRR receptor-like serine/threonine-protein kinase At1g63430 produces MKDGPEVFVISLCAFEGYDLARLSHENIAKFLGYCRESDPFSRMLLFEYASNGTLYEHLHHGEEAQFSLLKRMKIAISIAQGLRYLHTESQPPFAISELNSNSVYVIEDSTPKADDVVY; encoded by the exons ATGAAGGATGGACCTGAGGTTTTTGTCATATCATTATGTGCCTTTGAAG GTTATGATCTGGCAAGGTTGAGTCATGAGAACATAGCAAAGTTTCTGGGCTATTGCAGAGAGAGTGACCCATTCTCGAGGATGTTACTCTTTGAGTACGCATCAAATGGGACCCTGTACGAGCACCTACACC ATGGAGAAGAGGCCCAATTCTCTTTGCTCAAACGAATGAAAATAGCCATCAGCATCGCCCAAGGTTTAAGGTATCTGCACACCGAGTCGCAGCCGCCTTTCGCTATATCAGAGCTGAACTCCAATTCAGTATACGTTATAGAAGATTCTACCCCCAAG GCTGACGACGTCGTCTACTGA